Proteins co-encoded in one Centroberyx gerrardi isolate f3 chromosome 18, fCenGer3.hap1.cur.20231027, whole genome shotgun sequence genomic window:
- the cox7a2b gene encoding cytochrome c oxidase subunit 7A2b: MYRHIQALQQVSRRTFVSTARRQVENKVPQKQKAFQEDNGMPVHLKGGTSDALLYRTTMALTILGAGYVVYELVKAAFPQKKN, from the exons ATGTACAGACACATACAG GCGCTCCAGCAGGTGTCGCGGCGGACCTTCGTCAGCACCGCGCGCCGCCAAGTTGAAAACAAAGTCCCGCAGAAGCAGAAGGCGTTTCAG GAAGACAACGGGATGCCCGTCCACTTGAAAGGCGGCACCAGCGACGCTCTGCTGTACAGAACAACGATGGCCCTCACCATCCTGG GAGCTGGGTATGTGGTGTACGAGCTGGTGAAGGCAGCGTTTCCCCAGAAGAAGAACTGA